Proteins encoded together in one Gemmatimonadota bacterium window:
- a CDS encoding amino acid permease, which translates to MADRPKNGQNARTPPGQSEVIPGREGGLGMFGGVFTPSILTILGVIMYLRFGWVVGQVGLGGTLVIVTLATSITLLTALSVAAIATDQRVRTGGAYYMISRSLGIETGGAVGIPLYLAQGLSVALYTVGFAESVTGVFPSLNARLVGIVTTLAVAALAIISARAAIRAQYVIMAVVALSLLSLVFGSGMEGVEPQGLGPSTLVEPESFWVVFAVFFPAVTGIMAGVNMSGDLADPGRAIPKGTFLAIGVGYVIYMTLPVLLAMRVDTQTLVSDPLVMRRISLWGNAILLGVWGAALSSAVGSILGAPRVLQAMARDGILPRWLSWLRKGSGEDDSPRFGTALTLGIALVAVWFGDLNMIAPILTMFFLTTYGVLNVAAGIERFLGSPSFRPRLSVHWIFSLAGAAGCASVMFLINPAATVAAGLFVLGVFVWLERRGMQAAWGDVRQGILMMITRAGLLRLGRLSLDPRNWRPHFLVLSGAPTRRWHLIELAADFSHHNKGLLSIATILRDTSVTHDRKRAMERKVQDYLGKRGIHGFVRVISAGDPFAGAEQLVEAYGLGPLVPNTILLGDSEESQHRPRYCAMIERFWQSKRNVVIVRDADRVGFGDRKRIDIWWGGLQGNGALLMILGYLLKTSLAWREVDIRLKMVIPSEAAAEDARRNLTDMLEQTRTGLQTEVLVSGERSAFDLLHDSSRGADLIIMGMAAPDQGDFAAYYEQLRNRTSGLPCTVFALAAEDVAFREVLFRREDQR; encoded by the coding sequence ATGGCCGACCGACCCAAAAACGGGCAGAACGCTCGCACACCGCCGGGTCAATCCGAAGTCATCCCTGGACGCGAAGGCGGCCTGGGGATGTTCGGAGGCGTATTCACGCCGTCGATCCTGACCATCCTCGGCGTGATCATGTACCTGCGCTTCGGGTGGGTCGTGGGCCAGGTGGGGTTGGGGGGGACGCTCGTCATCGTCACCCTGGCAACATCGATCACCCTACTCACCGCGCTGTCCGTGGCTGCCATCGCCACGGACCAACGGGTCCGTACCGGTGGCGCCTACTACATGATCAGCCGGTCCCTGGGCATCGAGACCGGCGGCGCCGTGGGAATCCCTCTGTACCTCGCCCAGGGGCTCTCCGTCGCGCTCTACACCGTGGGCTTCGCCGAGTCGGTGACAGGCGTGTTCCCGTCCTTGAACGCCCGGCTCGTGGGCATCGTCACGACGCTGGCCGTCGCGGCCCTGGCCATCATCTCCGCGCGGGCCGCCATCCGGGCGCAGTACGTGATCATGGCGGTCGTCGCGCTGTCGCTCCTCTCTCTGGTGTTCGGGAGCGGAATGGAAGGGGTCGAGCCCCAGGGGCTGGGCCCCTCGACACTGGTCGAGCCCGAAAGCTTTTGGGTGGTCTTCGCGGTCTTCTTCCCCGCGGTCACGGGCATCATGGCCGGAGTGAACATGTCCGGCGACCTGGCGGACCCCGGTCGGGCCATCCCCAAGGGAACGTTCCTCGCCATCGGAGTCGGATACGTCATTTACATGACGCTGCCGGTGCTCTTGGCCATGCGCGTCGACACCCAAACTTTGGTGAGCGATCCCCTGGTCATGCGGAGGATCTCGCTGTGGGGCAATGCGATCCTACTCGGTGTCTGGGGCGCAGCCCTGAGCAGCGCGGTTGGCAGCATCCTGGGCGCGCCCCGCGTGCTCCAGGCTATGGCCCGAGACGGGATCCTGCCGCGGTGGCTCTCGTGGCTGCGTAAGGGCAGCGGCGAGGACGACAGCCCGCGCTTTGGCACCGCGTTGACGCTGGGCATCGCACTGGTGGCCGTGTGGTTCGGTGACCTGAACATGATCGCGCCGATCCTCACCATGTTCTTCCTCACCACCTACGGGGTCCTGAACGTCGCCGCTGGCATCGAGCGCTTTCTGGGAAGCCCCTCGTTTCGTCCCCGGTTGAGCGTGCACTGGATCTTTTCCTTGGCCGGCGCGGCGGGGTGCGCTTCGGTGATGTTCCTCATCAACCCGGCGGCGACGGTGGCGGCGGGCCTGTTCGTGCTGGGGGTGTTCGTGTGGCTGGAGCGCCGCGGAATGCAGGCAGCGTGGGGCGATGTGCGCCAGGGTATCCTGATGATGATCACACGTGCGGGCCTACTCCGTCTCGGCCGGCTCTCGCTAGATCCCCGCAACTGGCGGCCCCACTTTCTCGTGTTGTCCGGCGCCCCGACCCGCCGCTGGCACCTGATCGAATTGGCGGCCGACTTCTCCCACCACAACAAGGGCCTTCTCTCCATAGCGACCATCCTCCGCGACACGTCTGTGACGCACGACCGGAAGCGCGCCATGGAGAGAAAGGTCCAGGACTACCTGGGCAAGCGGGGCATCCACGGCTTCGTGCGGGTTATCTCGGCCGGGGATCCTTTCGCCGGAGCTGAGCAACTCGTGGAGGCTTACGGCCTCGGGCCGTTGGTCCCGAACACGATCCTTCTCGGCGATTCGGAGGAGAGCCAGCACAGGCCGCGGTACTGCGCCATGATCGAGCGTTTCTGGCAGTCCAAGCGGAACGTCGTCATCGTGCGCGACGCGGATCGCGTGGGTTTCGGCGACCGCAAGCGGATCGACATCTGGTGGGGTGGACTGCAGGGCAACGGGGCGCTCCTCATGATTCTCGGGTATCTGCTGAAGACGAGCCTGGCGTGGCGTGAGGTGGACATCCGGCTGAAGATGGTGATCCCCAGTGAGGCTGCGGCGGAGGACGCACGACGCAACCTCACCGACATGCTGGAACAGACACGCACGGGCCTCCAGACCGAAGTGCTGGTGAGCGGCGAGCGGAGCGCATTCGACCTGCTGCACGACTCCTCCCGGGGAGCGGACCTGATCATCATGGGCATGGCCGCACCCGACCAAGGCGACTTCGCAGCATACTATGAGCAACTCAGGAATCGAACGTCCGGCCTGCCGTGCACGGTCTTCGCGCTTGCGGCGGAAGACGTAGCGTTCAGGGAAGTGCTGTTCCGGCGAGAGGACCAGCGGTGA
- a CDS encoding CMP deaminase, with translation MPLIHKDGVPANTHPLNVVEVPEDFVASVEQVTRPPLYEVYMRMAEELAKRSTCARLRVGTVVTDADLEHVVSIGYNGNARGFPNRCDSDEVGMCGCIHSEMNALVKSPGEMRDKVAFITASPCKMCAKLIVQANVSYVFYREAYRKQEGLQVLEQAGVVAVHYTRWKDEWR, from the coding sequence ATGCCGCTGATCCACAAGGACGGCGTCCCGGCGAACACGCATCCTCTCAACGTCGTCGAAGTGCCGGAGGACTTCGTCGCCTCCGTCGAGCAGGTGACCCGGCCTCCGCTGTACGAAGTGTACATGCGCATGGCGGAGGAGCTCGCGAAGCGCTCGACGTGTGCTCGTCTACGTGTTGGCACTGTCGTGACGGACGCCGACCTCGAGCACGTCGTCTCGATCGGGTACAACGGCAACGCTCGCGGCTTCCCGAATCGCTGTGACTCGGACGAAGTGGGGATGTGCGGTTGTATCCATTCGGAGATGAACGCGCTGGTGAAGTCACCCGGCGAGATGCGGGACAAGGTGGCCTTCATTACGGCGAGCCCCTGCAAGATGTGCGCGAAGCTGATCGTGCAGGCGAACGTTTCCTATGTGTTCTACCGCGAGGCGTATCGCAAACAGGAGGGTTTGCAGGTGCTGGAGCAAGCGGGCGTGGTTGCCGTGCACTACACCCGGTGGAAGGACGAATGGCGGTAG
- a CDS encoding glycosyltransferase, translating into MRIALVTDWFYPRVGGIEKHVLSLAHRLRERGHDARVITPWPGPEDVSGVPVERIPVRLVPGLGVSLNPWRLAHGIRRVLEVGEYDVIHSHLSFGSTASMVATYLGSRASIPVLTTLHSIYRRLGWVYVMAQPMLRWRQWSFHATAVSEAVAEDLRWMAPGRPIDVLQNAVDPHEWIRQRGTPEPGRLRLVTAARLQRRKRVDALLTILARLREEVGPAIEVTLEIIGDGPDRRKLERLCKRLALGDSVHFLGTGTAEDVRALLSRADIFANACVLESFGIAALEALSCGIPVVARSEGGVRSFIEDGENGALVASDSEMLTALVELATNPERLGRLRAGASAGVPAAYSWDTLLDRHLELYRELVGPMPAVPHG; encoded by the coding sequence ATGCGAATCGCCCTCGTCACCGACTGGTTCTACCCAAGAGTGGGAGGCATCGAGAAGCACGTGCTCTCGCTGGCCCACCGCTTACGTGAACGTGGCCACGACGCCAGAGTGATCACGCCTTGGCCCGGCCCCGAGGACGTGAGCGGGGTCCCAGTGGAACGGATCCCCGTTCGACTCGTGCCGGGGCTCGGCGTTTCTCTGAACCCGTGGCGACTGGCGCACGGTATCCGTCGCGTACTCGAGGTCGGCGAGTACGATGTGATCCATAGCCACCTGAGTTTCGGCTCCACGGCGAGCATGGTCGCGACGTATCTCGGCTCGCGTGCGTCCATCCCGGTGCTGACGACGTTGCACTCGATTTACCGCCGGCTCGGTTGGGTGTATGTCATGGCCCAGCCGATGCTGCGTTGGCGACAGTGGTCGTTTCACGCCACGGCCGTCAGCGAGGCGGTAGCCGAGGACTTGCGCTGGATGGCTCCCGGGCGCCCGATCGACGTACTTCAGAACGCCGTCGATCCCCATGAATGGATTCGACAGCGGGGAACGCCTGAGCCGGGACGGCTCAGGCTGGTCACAGCGGCGCGCCTCCAGCGCCGGAAGCGAGTGGATGCGCTGCTCACGATCTTAGCCAGACTTCGTGAAGAGGTCGGGCCGGCGATCGAGGTCACACTGGAGATCATCGGGGACGGTCCGGACCGCAGAAAGCTCGAGAGGCTATGCAAACGGCTGGCGCTTGGTGATTCAGTCCACTTCCTGGGCACCGGCACCGCTGAGGACGTCCGCGCGCTCTTGTCCCGAGCCGATATCTTTGCCAATGCCTGCGTGCTGGAGTCCTTCGGCATCGCTGCTCTAGAGGCCCTGAGCTGCGGGATCCCGGTCGTGGCCCGCTCGGAAGGTGGTGTGAGGTCGTTTATCGAGGATGGGGAAAATGGTGCCCTGGTGGCATCGGACTCGGAGATGCTTACCGCGCTGGTAGAGCTGGCTACAAACCCAGAGAGGCTCGGTCGGCTCCGAGCCGGTGCCTCTGCCGGGGTCCCGGCAGCCTACTCGTGGGACACGTTGTTGGACCGGCACCTGGAGCTCTATCGGGAGCTCGTGGGCCCCATGCCAGCAGTTCCTCACGGCTGA
- a CDS encoding phosphatase PAP2 family protein, which yields MTFPLLLGGLLSGGAVSGWPIVPVHLAAGGGALWWASRRDPDQWVTLALALVAIPVAYAEVPWLNQALASGYRDPLVLAWERTLTGFDPSRELAGRFSWLWLSEPLHLAYLSYYPAIYVPPIVLAVRGRLREATTTALGILIASVVCYLVFAVFPVQGPRYFGPPEGVPDGPMRRLTLLILENGSSTGAAFPSAHMALMAAQAVLALRLQPKMGVLLTLAMLGVGVGAVYGGFHYAVDMAAGALVGLASAWFALKLHGARSTGPTGK from the coding sequence GTGACCTTCCCCCTGCTTCTTGGCGGGCTCTTGAGCGGGGGTGCGGTCAGCGGTTGGCCCATCGTCCCGGTTCACCTGGCGGCTGGCGGCGGCGCGCTCTGGTGGGCCAGCCGGAGAGATCCGGACCAGTGGGTAACTCTGGCGTTAGCGCTGGTGGCGATCCCTGTCGCCTACGCCGAGGTGCCGTGGCTGAACCAAGCCTTGGCCTCGGGATACCGGGATCCCCTGGTTCTGGCATGGGAGCGCACGCTCACGGGCTTCGACCCGTCGCGAGAGCTGGCTGGGCGGTTCTCGTGGCTCTGGTTGAGCGAGCCCCTCCACCTCGCCTATCTCAGCTACTACCCGGCGATCTACGTGCCGCCCATCGTGCTGGCTGTGCGGGGTCGGCTTCGGGAAGCCACGACCACCGCACTGGGTATCCTCATCGCTTCTGTCGTCTGCTACCTGGTGTTCGCCGTTTTTCCCGTTCAAGGCCCCCGCTATTTCGGTCCCCCGGAGGGCGTGCCCGACGGGCCCATGCGGCGCCTGACCCTCCTGATCCTCGAGAACGGATCATCGACTGGGGCCGCATTCCCGAGCGCGCACATGGCCCTCATGGCCGCGCAGGCTGTGCTCGCCCTCCGCCTCCAGCCCAAGATGGGCGTGCTCTTGACCTTGGCCATGCTGGGTGTGGGGGTGGGAGCCGTGTACGGCGGCTTCCACTATGCCGTGGACATGGCAGCGGGTGCATTGGTGGGGTTGGCGAGCGCTTGGTTCGCGCTGAAACTCCACGGCGCACGTAGCACGGGTCCTACCGGGAAGTGA
- the typA gene encoding translational GTPase TypA, whose amino-acid sequence MPIRNIAIIAHVDHGKTTLVDQMLIQTGVFREGQVVQERIMDSNPLERERGITIIAKNTAVQWNDVKINIVDTPGHADFGGEVERILRMVDGVVLLVDAAEGPMPQTRFVTRKALELGILPLVLINKVDRGDARPREVHDEVLELFMDLEATDMQLDAPFLYAVGRDGWAAEEADATGGDLTPLFEKIVSYFPAPSVDPEGPFQMLVSTLDYSSYIGRIAIGRIERGTVRVGERVALLDLGAVGMVEDPAQAEEAKVSKLFTFSGLERIDIDEACAGDIVALAGLDGVEIGKTVTDPEHRERLPGIAVEEPTLSVDFTVNNSPFAGRSGKFVTTRQVRERLYKELEQNVSLRVEDTEQPDTFTVSGRGELHLTILMETMRREGYEFQVSRPRVITRMDDTGQLQEPYEEAVVEVPSDMVGTVIEKLGSRKGEMIEMRPMGDSGTTRLRFRVPARGLFGYRSEFLTDTRGEGVLHHQFHAWGKWAGPLKGRSRGVLVADRLGKSVGFALFNLQERATMFVAPGAECYGGMIVGENSRTDDMDVNVSKEKKLTNMRTTASDENIKLEAPRQITLELALEFIEDDELIEVTPDGIRLRKRVLNSIQRKKAAKAANQSA is encoded by the coding sequence ATGCCCATTCGCAACATCGCGATCATCGCGCACGTCGATCACGGAAAGACCACGTTGGTCGACCAGATGCTGATTCAGACCGGAGTCTTCCGAGAGGGCCAGGTCGTGCAGGAGCGGATTATGGACTCCAACCCGCTCGAGCGTGAGCGGGGGATCACCATCATAGCGAAGAACACGGCCGTGCAATGGAACGACGTGAAGATCAACATAGTCGACACGCCGGGCCACGCCGACTTCGGTGGTGAGGTCGAGCGCATCCTTCGTATGGTCGACGGTGTCGTCCTGCTCGTCGATGCGGCCGAGGGGCCGATGCCCCAGACTCGCTTCGTCACCCGCAAGGCGCTGGAGCTCGGCATTCTGCCGCTCGTGCTCATCAACAAGGTCGACCGCGGCGATGCGCGGCCGCGCGAAGTGCACGACGAGGTGCTCGAGCTCTTCATGGACCTCGAGGCCACGGACATGCAACTCGACGCGCCGTTCCTCTATGCGGTGGGTCGCGACGGGTGGGCTGCCGAAGAAGCGGATGCCACGGGCGGGGACCTGACGCCGCTCTTCGAGAAGATCGTCTCGTACTTCCCGGCTCCCTCCGTCGATCCGGAGGGACCCTTCCAGATGCTCGTTTCCACGCTCGACTACTCCTCGTACATCGGGCGCATCGCGATCGGGCGCATCGAGCGTGGCACCGTGCGCGTCGGCGAACGCGTTGCGCTGCTCGACCTCGGCGCCGTGGGCATGGTGGAGGACCCGGCTCAGGCGGAAGAGGCCAAGGTCTCCAAGCTGTTCACGTTCAGCGGACTCGAGCGGATAGACATCGACGAAGCGTGCGCGGGCGATATCGTTGCTCTGGCCGGGCTCGATGGCGTCGAGATCGGCAAGACCGTGACGGACCCTGAGCATCGGGAGCGTTTGCCGGGCATCGCGGTTGAGGAGCCGACGCTTTCGGTCGACTTCACGGTGAACAACTCGCCGTTTGCGGGGCGGTCGGGAAAGTTCGTGACGACCCGCCAGGTGCGGGAGCGGCTCTACAAGGAGCTCGAGCAAAACGTCTCGCTGCGCGTCGAGGACACCGAACAACCGGACACGTTCACTGTTAGCGGTCGCGGCGAGCTGCACCTCACGATCCTCATGGAGACGATGCGCCGCGAGGGGTACGAGTTCCAGGTCTCGCGGCCCCGTGTCATCACTCGGATGGACGACACGGGTCAGCTCCAAGAGCCGTACGAGGAGGCGGTCGTCGAGGTCCCCTCCGACATGGTTGGAACGGTCATCGAGAAGCTCGGCTCTCGCAAAGGCGAGATGATCGAAATGAGGCCGATGGGCGACTCGGGTACGACCCGGCTGCGCTTCCGCGTGCCCGCACGCGGACTTTTCGGGTACCGCTCCGAGTTTCTCACGGACACGCGCGGTGAGGGTGTCCTACACCACCAGTTCCACGCCTGGGGAAAGTGGGCCGGACCGCTCAAGGGCCGCTCCCGTGGCGTGCTCGTCGCGGATCGGCTCGGCAAGTCGGTGGGCTTCGCGCTCTTCAACCTGCAGGAGCGCGCGACGATGTTCGTCGCGCCGGGCGCGGAGTGCTACGGCGGCATGATCGTGGGGGAGAACTCGAGGACCGACGACATGGACGTGAATGTGAGCAAGGAGAAGAAGCTCACGAACATGCGCACTACGGCGTCGGACGAGAACATCAAGCTGGAGGCGCCCCGCCAGATCACGCTCGAGCTCGCGCTCGAATTCATCGAGGACGATGAGCTTATCGAGGTCACCCCCGACGGCATCCGCCTGCGCAAGCGGGTTCTGAATTCGATCCAGCGGAAGAAGGCAGCGAAAGCGGCGAACCAGTCGGCCTAG
- a CDS encoding phosphoglycerate dehydrogenase: MSAEFRVLITDSVSDSGLEPLRGDSRFELIRIDDSSNPAFAETLPTVHGLVVRSATKVRAEMLEKATELRVVGRAGVGVDNIDLEAATARGVAVLNAPAGNTVSAAELTMALMLSMVRRVAEADASVRQGEWARARFKGAELRGRVLGLIGAGRIGGEVAKRCHAFGMRVLAYDPYLTDERAEDLRVERATLDEVIEGADVLSLHVPLTDETRGMIDAAALSRMKKGAFLVNVARGGVVDEAALATSLAEGQLGGAALDVYCNEPLEEGSPLRDAPNLVLTPHLGASTAEAQELVATEIAEAVRVALAEGDLARAVNAPAIGGEALRALGPLFDLGRRLGRLGCALARGGLEGIEIRYAGESEEALRPLSAYVLMGLLENIVGEDQVNFVSAAHMAQQRGISVSRTQLVRHTDYTEFVEIVVKAERGDLRFAGALLGETHSRIVRIGEFHVDIVPAGTLIVLRNRDVPGVIGRVGTLLGDHGINIAEYHQARQAKGGDALAAVAVDGDVDTAVRDALLELDEVSKAVVVRLG; this comes from the coding sequence ATGAGCGCCGAGTTCAGGGTCCTGATCACGGACAGCGTCTCGGACAGCGGCCTCGAGCCGCTGCGGGGCGACTCGCGATTCGAGTTGATCAGGATCGACGATTCGTCGAACCCGGCGTTCGCTGAGACGTTACCCACGGTCCACGGGCTCGTCGTGCGTAGCGCCACCAAGGTGCGCGCCGAGATGCTCGAGAAGGCCACCGAGCTCCGCGTCGTCGGACGAGCCGGTGTCGGCGTGGACAATATCGACCTGGAGGCCGCGACGGCCCGCGGCGTGGCTGTGCTCAATGCGCCGGCCGGCAACACGGTGTCGGCGGCGGAGCTCACGATGGCGCTGATGCTCTCCATGGTGCGCCGGGTCGCCGAAGCGGATGCCTCGGTCCGGCAAGGCGAGTGGGCGCGGGCCCGTTTCAAGGGCGCGGAGCTGCGGGGGAGGGTTCTCGGACTGATCGGCGCGGGCCGTATCGGCGGCGAAGTAGCGAAGCGGTGCCACGCGTTCGGCATGCGAGTGCTCGCCTACGACCCCTACCTCACGGACGAGCGCGCCGAGGACCTGAGGGTTGAACGCGCGACGCTCGACGAGGTCATCGAGGGAGCGGACGTGCTCTCGCTGCACGTGCCGTTGACGGACGAAACACGCGGCATGATCGACGCCGCTGCGCTATCCCGCATGAAGAAGGGGGCGTTCCTGGTGAACGTGGCTCGGGGTGGCGTAGTGGACGAGGCCGCGCTCGCGACATCGCTCGCCGAGGGACAGCTGGGAGGCGCGGCTCTCGACGTCTACTGCAACGAACCGCTGGAGGAGGGAAGCCCGCTGCGCGATGCGCCCAACCTCGTCCTGACCCCCCACTTGGGTGCCTCGACCGCCGAGGCTCAGGAGCTCGTGGCGACCGAGATCGCGGAGGCGGTCCGCGTCGCGCTCGCCGAGGGGGACCTCGCCAGGGCGGTCAACGCCCCAGCGATCGGTGGCGAGGCGCTGAGAGCGTTGGGACCGCTCTTCGATCTGGGGCGTCGACTCGGACGACTCGGGTGTGCCCTCGCGCGAGGCGGCCTCGAAGGCATCGAGATCCGGTATGCCGGAGAGTCCGAGGAGGCGTTGCGGCCTCTCTCCGCGTACGTGCTCATGGGCCTGCTCGAAAACATCGTCGGTGAGGACCAGGTCAACTTCGTGAGCGCCGCGCATATGGCGCAACAGCGCGGCATCAGTGTTTCGAGGACTCAGCTAGTGCGCCACACCGACTACACGGAATTCGTCGAAATCGTGGTCAAGGCGGAGCGAGGCGACCTGCGCTTCGCGGGGGCTCTGCTGGGGGAAACGCACTCGCGGATCGTGCGAATCGGTGAGTTCCACGTCGATATCGTGCCCGCAGGAACCCTCATCGTGCTCAGGAACCGCGACGTGCCGGGTGTGATCGGGCGCGTGGGGACGCTCCTAGGTGATCACGGGATCAACATTGCCGAGTACCACCAGGCTCGTCAGGCGAAGGGCGGCGATGCCTTGGCTGCCGTGGCGGTGGATGGGGACGTCGACACGGCTGTGCGAGATGCCCTGTTGGAGCTCGACGAGGTCTCGAAGGCTGTGGTAGTGCGGTTGGGGTAG
- a CDS encoding thioredoxin family protein produces the protein MNQERFDSASTFEHYLEGVVKNRELWHAVFERVRLPDELVTAARALSGGWHLVALSEDWCGDAVNTLPVIARLAEEAGWDLRVLSRDDNPDLMDTHLTNGRSRSIPVVIVYDEDFNEVGWWGPRPSEIQAWIMDEGLGVPSPERYKVVRRWYAQDHGLTTLRELLDVFRAAA, from the coding sequence ATGAACCAGGAACGTTTCGACAGTGCGTCGACCTTTGAGCACTACCTCGAAGGCGTGGTCAAGAACCGTGAGCTGTGGCACGCCGTCTTCGAGCGTGTCCGGCTGCCCGATGAGCTCGTGACCGCCGCGCGCGCACTGTCTGGGGGCTGGCACCTGGTTGCGCTGTCGGAGGACTGGTGTGGCGACGCCGTGAACACGTTGCCCGTCATCGCGCGTCTGGCGGAAGAGGCCGGCTGGGACCTGCGCGTCCTGTCACGGGACGACAATCCGGACCTCATGGACACGCACCTGACGAACGGGCGGAGTCGTTCGATTCCGGTGGTCATCGTGTACGACGAGGACTTCAACGAGGTCGGCTGGTGGGGCCCGCGGCCCAGCGAGATCCAAGCGTGGATCATGGACGAAGGACTCGGCGTGCCATCCCCTGAGCGGTACAAGGTCGTGCGGCGGTGGTACGCCCAGGACCATGGCCTGACCACGCTTCGGGAGCTGCTCGACGTGTTCCGCGCGGCGGCCTGA
- a CDS encoding flippase-like domain-containing protein gives MKLRRWRWIVGWATLVALVAVAANGLDWPRLLGAAARAEPGWLAAAVLANGTILFFATAEWLLFVPAGARVPPRTMFSIVAVTSTVSNGGPLLAGHATGIHLLATRAGLGPAGGVSLTILDQIAEGLAKWTVLILAAAIVPDFEYRAAGMTIILGAPALAFGFAALARRRDFLDRLAGEARGRMRAVLRFISQTVHRLDAIRRPAPFGLGVALAIAKKTAEALGIAAIALALGVDLLPWHVVGALLAVSLSTMFSITPANLGVYEGSVFLVFRAAGVDADVALALALLSHVAYLLPLAGTGLALESLRIWRGLEG, from the coding sequence GTGAAGCTACGACGCTGGCGGTGGATCGTCGGTTGGGCGACTCTCGTCGCGCTCGTGGCCGTAGCGGCGAACGGCCTGGATTGGCCCCGACTTCTCGGTGCCGCGGCGAGAGCGGAACCCGGCTGGCTCGCCGCGGCGGTTCTGGCGAACGGGACCATCCTTTTTTTCGCCACCGCCGAGTGGCTCCTCTTCGTTCCCGCCGGAGCCCGCGTTCCTCCGCGGACCATGTTCTCCATCGTCGCGGTCACGAGCACCGTCTCCAACGGTGGTCCTCTGCTAGCCGGTCACGCCACGGGCATCCATCTGCTTGCCACACGGGCTGGGCTGGGGCCAGCCGGGGGTGTCTCGCTCACCATCCTGGACCAGATAGCCGAGGGGCTGGCGAAGTGGACCGTCTTGATCTTGGCGGCCGCCATCGTCCCGGACTTCGAGTACCGCGCTGCGGGTATGACCATCATTCTCGGTGCGCCGGCGCTGGCGTTCGGCTTCGCCGCTCTGGCCCGACGAAGAGACTTTCTGGACCGCCTTGCCGGAGAAGCTCGTGGTCGGATGCGCGCCGTCCTCCGCTTCATTTCGCAAACGGTTCACCGCCTCGACGCAATCCGGCGCCCCGCGCCATTCGGCCTCGGAGTGGCGTTGGCGATCGCGAAGAAGACCGCGGAGGCCTTGGGAATAGCGGCGATCGCGCTGGCCTTGGGCGTGGACCTGCTCCCGTGGCATGTGGTGGGAGCTCTGCTCGCCGTCAGCCTCAGTACCATGTTTTCGATAACTCCGGCGAACCTCGGTGTCTACGAAGGAAGCGTCTTCCTGGTGTTCCGGGCGGCGGGCGTCGATGCGGACGTCGCGCTGGCGCTGGCGCTTCTCAGCCACGTTGCCTACCTGCTTCCACTCGCGGGCACGGGCTTAGCCCTAGAGTCACTGCGGATATGGAGAGGTCTAGAAGGGTGA
- a CDS encoding alanine--glyoxylate aminotransferase family protein: protein MSQTVVAGADTPFGRFFLPGPTEVRPEVLEAQTRAMIGHRGPDIQEIVGELQDGLKRVFVTDRPVFISSSSATGLMEAAVRNGASGKVLSLVNGAFSQRFADIARACGLDVDEVAVPWGEAHDPAAVASALAGGGYDALTVVHSETSTGVLNDLPAISSVVAKHADTLLLVDSVTGCGGAELLTDAWALDFVLTGSQKALALPPGLSFGVASEAMMERSASVTGKGHYFDLVAFAKNLDKLQTPTTPALSTMYALQVQLRRIADETIEGRWARHSAMAERTHAWVDDMRADGAYLRVMAPEGYRSPTVTAVSLPEGMSGPRIVSAMKERGWVIGGGYGKLKETGIRIGHMGDHTVDELNELLTILAEVIR from the coding sequence TTGAGTCAGACCGTCGTTGCGGGCGCAGATACGCCCTTCGGTCGCTTTTTTCTTCCCGGTCCCACAGAAGTCCGCCCGGAGGTCCTAGAGGCTCAGACGCGTGCCATGATCGGGCACCGCGGGCCGGACATCCAGGAGATCGTGGGCGAGCTTCAGGATGGTCTCAAGCGTGTCTTCGTCACCGACCGCCCTGTCTTCATCTCGAGCTCCTCTGCGACGGGTCTCATGGAGGCTGCCGTCCGCAATGGCGCGTCCGGCAAGGTGCTCTCGCTCGTGAACGGCGCGTTCAGCCAGCGCTTTGCCGACATTGCCCGAGCGTGCGGTCTCGATGTCGACGAGGTAGCGGTTCCGTGGGGCGAGGCGCATGACCCAGCGGCTGTAGCCTCCGCGCTAGCGGGCGGCGGATACGATGCGCTCACCGTGGTTCATTCTGAGACGTCCACGGGCGTGCTCAACGACCTTCCGGCGATCTCGAGCGTCGTCGCGAAACACGCCGACACGCTCCTTCTCGTCGACTCGGTCACTGGCTGCGGGGGCGCCGAGCTGCTCACCGATGCATGGGCCTTGGACTTCGTGCTGACGGGCTCCCAGAAGGCGCTGGCACTCCCTCCCGGCCTTTCGTTCGGAGTGGCATCCGAGGCGATGATGGAGCGTTCGGCGTCGGTCACCGGGAAGGGCCACTACTTCGACCTCGTCGCATTCGCGAAGAACCTCGACAAATTGCAGACCCCTACGACGCCTGCGCTCTCGACCATGTATGCGCTTCAGGTCCAGCTCCGGCGGATCGCCGACGAGACGATCGAGGGCCGGTGGGCTCGCCACTCCGCGATGGCTGAGCGTACACATGCGTGGGTCGATGACATGCGGGCCGACGGCGCTTATTTGCGAGTGATGGCGCCTGAGGGGTACCGGTCCCCGACGGTTACCGCCGTATCGCTCCCCGAGGGGATGAGCGGCCCACGCATCGTGAGCGCGATGAAGGAGCGCGGTTGGGTTATAGGCGGCGGGTACGGAAAGCTCAAGGAGACCGGCATCCGCATCGGTCACATGGGCGACCACACCGTCGATGAGTTGAATGAGCTTCTCACGATCCTTGCGGAGGTGATCCGATGA